The sequence AAGGAATGACCTTGTCAGGCGCATTATTGAGGGGATTCCCAGAGGGGGTGGGAAGTAATCACAGATTACTTACATCTCCCTCATACCCTGAGATTCTATGACTCTATGAATTTGGCTGCATTTTATTTTTGACAAACCCCTTCCCATAGCTGGGCCTTAGTTTCCATATATAAGAAGTGAGGAGTTTGGACCATGTTTTCTCTTGACCTCCTTCTGATGTTCTATGAATCTCCTGAAAGCCAGCTCTGGGTCCAGTCCTGTGTTGCGGAAATGAGACCAGAGAGGCACAGAGCAGACACAAGAACCCAACAGCATTGTCTGATGGAAGCACAAAGCTCAAcaacacactcactcacacaaacACAGTGTTACCtcgttacacacacacacacccccggcAAAAACACCCAGAACCATTTACGAATAGTCACACACATCCATCTCCACAACACACCTGTGCTCACATTATCGTGCCCAGCAATACCATCTCACATACACAGTGTCCCACAGCCACTGTCTCCCAAAATCTCAGGCCCAGAGACCCCCACTTACCTTGAGCAGGTGAGGCAACTGCTGAGTGACCAGTTCCTTAAACTCATTGATGCTGAGACTGCCCTTCCGGCCCTCCCGCCCTGCAAAGGTGAAGAAGGTGGTGACCACTGTCTCGATGGCCGCCTCCAGCTCAGTCAGTGGCTCAGCTGCCATTAGGACCccggggctggagctgatgtccTCACAGGGCTGACCTgaaggaggggaaaggagagagagagagagtcaggataGGCCAGAGTGCCCCTGC comes from Diceros bicornis minor isolate mBicDic1 chromosome 4, mDicBic1.mat.cur, whole genome shotgun sequence and encodes:
- the S100A13 gene encoding protein S100-A13; the encoded protein is MAAEPLTELEAAIETVVTTFFTFAGREGRKGSLSINEFKELVTQQLPHLLKDVGSLDEKMKSLDVNQDSELKFHEYWRLIGELAKEIRKEKAQEIQKK